The following coding sequences are from one Rutidosis leptorrhynchoides isolate AG116_Rl617_1_P2 chromosome 11, CSIRO_AGI_Rlap_v1, whole genome shotgun sequence window:
- the LOC139874921 gene encoding uncharacterized protein: MSFDKSDALLVRFNGKNYSAWAFHFQIFVKGKDLWGHIDGSCPVPSLDEDKNKTEQAKWEVNDAKVMAWILSSMESNIVLNLRPFKTAAQMWEHLKKLHSQNNTARRFQLEHEIDIIQQDSLSISDFYSCFMNLWAEYTDIVYSTLSPEGLISVQAIHKTTKRDQFLMK; the protein is encoded by the coding sequence ATGTCTTTTGACAAGTCTGATGCTTTACTAGTTCGGTTTAATGGTAAGAACTACTCAGCATGGGCATTCCATTTCCAGATTTTTGTCAAGGGGAAGGATTTATGGGGCCATATTGATGGTAGTTGTCCAGTTCCTTCACTCGACGAAGACAAAAATAAGACAGAACAAGCCAAATGGGAGGTCAATGATGCTAAAGTTATGGCATGGATTCTAAGCTCAATGGAGTCCAACATTGTTTTGAATCTTCGTCCTTTTAAGACTGCTGCCCAGATGTGGGAGCATTTAAAGAAACTTCATAGTCAAAACAACACAGCTCGTCGATTTCAATTAGAACATGAGATAGATATCATTCAACAAGATAGTCTCTCTATTTCTGACTTTTATTCTTGCTTCATGAACCTTTGGGCTGAATATACAGATATTGTTTATTCTACTTTATCACCAGAAGGTCTCATTTCAGTTCAAGCTATTCACAAAACCACAAAACGAGATCAGTTTCTTATGAAGTAA